A region from the Kribbella shirazensis genome encodes:
- a CDS encoding Gfo/Idh/MocA family protein produces the protein MTGARVAVVGIHGHGASHVRNVARLAEAGRAELVAVADPQGADGLPAGVKVFAGLDELLAATAVDVVVICTPIQTHVPLAELAMRAGADVLLEKPPTASLAEFEQLTAVVEETGRACQVGFQAQASEATLKLAAMVAEGQLGELRGISATGKWVRKAQYFQRARWSGRRRLDGIDVVDGAVTNPLAHATAAALLLDGSTGVDDVRSIETELYRANPIESDDTSSVRITTSRGTTILIAVTLCATEHREASVIVHGSEGRAVLTYQSDLIGETKYGRADLLENLLAHRADPAVPLYVPLAATGGFTRVVEAVRTAPDPSVIPPAQIDWQGEGPDRRPIVHDVEHWIDRASDELALFSEIGAPWSRAG, from the coding sequence ATGACGGGGGCCCGCGTGGCCGTGGTGGGAATCCACGGCCACGGCGCCTCCCATGTCCGTAACGTCGCCCGGCTGGCCGAGGCCGGCCGGGCCGAACTCGTCGCGGTCGCCGATCCGCAGGGCGCCGACGGGCTGCCGGCGGGCGTCAAGGTCTTCGCCGGCCTGGACGAACTGCTGGCGGCCACCGCGGTCGACGTCGTGGTGATCTGTACGCCGATCCAGACGCACGTACCGCTGGCGGAGCTGGCGATGCGCGCGGGCGCCGACGTACTGCTGGAGAAGCCGCCGACGGCGTCGCTGGCCGAGTTCGAGCAGCTGACCGCGGTGGTCGAGGAGACCGGCCGGGCGTGTCAGGTCGGGTTCCAGGCGCAGGCGTCGGAAGCCACGCTCAAGCTCGCCGCGATGGTCGCCGAGGGGCAGCTCGGTGAGCTCCGCGGGATCAGCGCGACCGGGAAGTGGGTGCGGAAGGCGCAGTACTTCCAGCGTGCCCGCTGGTCCGGCCGGCGCCGCCTCGACGGTATCGATGTCGTCGACGGCGCGGTGACGAATCCGCTCGCCCACGCGACCGCGGCGGCCCTGCTGCTGGACGGTTCGACCGGCGTGGACGACGTACGGTCGATCGAGACCGAGCTGTACCGGGCGAACCCGATCGAGTCCGACGACACGTCGTCGGTGCGGATCACGACGAGCCGCGGTACGACGATCCTGATCGCGGTCACGTTGTGCGCGACCGAGCATCGGGAGGCGTCGGTGATCGTGCACGGCTCCGAGGGGCGCGCCGTCCTGACGTACCAGTCGGACCTGATCGGCGAGACGAAGTACGGGCGGGCCGACCTCCTGGAGAACCTGCTCGCGCACCGGGCGGATCCCGCCGTACCCCTGTACGTGCCGCTGGCCGCGACGGGAGGGTTCACGCGTGTCGTCGAGGCGGTCCGAACGGCGCCGGATCCGTCCGTGATCCCGCCCGCCCAGATCGACTGGCAAGGCGAAGGTCCCGACCGCCGCCCCATCGTCCACGACGTCGAACACTGGATCGACCGAGCCTCCGACGAACTGGCCCTCTTCAGCGAAATCGGAGCCCCCTGGAGCCGCGCGGGCTGA
- a CDS encoding cytochrome P450: MTEPVLQIPFEDAFRFDPSPTFAALREDRPVARVRTLAGAEVWLVTRYDDVKLVLADPRFSRAAVVQPGAPRVALAKPMPNSLTTTDPPEHTRLRRLVVPTFAHRKIERTRPWVAELSAQLAEDVARAGDGADIRQLVALPLPIQVICQLLGVPYADRAQFREWTELGYSMKMAEKDLVEDAMTNLTAYIEDLVTKKLANTSGPAEDLLDELVRAREEGDRLSQEELIAFGVNLLVAGHETSANQISSCVATLLRRPENWARLVEDPSLVPSAVEELLRFNRFSEVGQLRVALEDVELHGVQIKAGEGVMAALNSANRDPRAYDAPDELRLDRPDNKHLSFGFGPHFCLGAQLARIELQESLLALVRRFPRMSLAKPAEELEWRRVLVSGLAELPVNLNL; the protein is encoded by the coding sequence ATGACTGAGCCGGTCTTGCAGATTCCGTTCGAGGATGCGTTTCGGTTCGATCCGTCGCCGACGTTCGCCGCGTTGCGGGAGGACCGGCCGGTGGCGCGGGTGCGGACGCTGGCCGGGGCCGAGGTCTGGCTCGTGACGCGGTACGACGACGTGAAACTGGTGCTCGCGGATCCGCGGTTCTCCCGGGCCGCGGTGGTGCAACCGGGAGCACCGCGGGTCGCGCTGGCCAAGCCGATGCCGAACAGCCTGACCACCACCGACCCGCCGGAGCACACCCGGCTGCGACGGTTGGTGGTGCCAACGTTCGCGCACCGGAAGATCGAGCGGACCCGGCCGTGGGTCGCCGAGTTGTCCGCGCAGCTCGCCGAGGACGTCGCGCGGGCCGGCGACGGCGCGGACATCAGGCAGCTGGTGGCGTTGCCGTTGCCGATCCAGGTGATCTGCCAGCTGCTCGGCGTACCGTACGCGGATCGCGCGCAGTTCCGGGAGTGGACCGAGCTCGGGTACAGCATGAAGATGGCCGAGAAGGACCTGGTCGAGGACGCGATGACCAACCTGACGGCGTACATCGAGGACCTGGTCACCAAGAAGCTCGCGAACACCTCGGGCCCCGCGGAGGATCTGCTCGACGAACTGGTCCGCGCTCGCGAGGAGGGTGACCGGCTCAGTCAGGAGGAGCTGATCGCGTTCGGCGTAAACCTGCTGGTCGCCGGGCACGAGACCTCGGCGAACCAGATCTCCAGCTGCGTCGCGACGCTACTGCGCCGGCCGGAGAACTGGGCGCGTCTCGTCGAGGATCCGTCGTTGGTCCCGTCGGCGGTCGAGGAGCTGTTGCGGTTCAACCGGTTCAGCGAGGTCGGCCAGCTCCGGGTCGCGCTCGAGGACGTCGAGTTGCACGGCGTACAGATCAAGGCCGGTGAGGGCGTGATGGCGGCGCTCAACTCCGCGAACCGCGATCCGCGGGCCTACGACGCCCCCGACGAGCTGCGGCTGGACCGGCCGGACAACAAGCACCTGTCGTTCGGCTTCGGGCCGCACTTCTGCCTCGGCGCGCAACTGGCGCGGATCGAACTGCAGGAGTCGCTGCTGGCGCTGGTACGACGGTTCCCGCGGATGAGCCTCGCGAAGCCGGCCGAAGAGCTCGAGTGGCGTCGCGTGCTGGTGAGTGGTCTCGCAGAACTGCCGGTGAACCTCAACTTGTGA
- a CDS encoding aldose epimerase family protein encodes MRAHHGKLEIKKAEFGTTPDGQQVDVYTFTNGRVTISMLTWGATIQRVETPDRRGRTTNISLGFDNLPDYAELSPYFGSTIGRYGNRIAKGRFTLDGTTYQIPVNNGENALHGGTLGFDKKVWAAEVVQNDQAVGVAFTYVSPDGEMGFPGELTSTVTYTLDRRDNLRIDYHATVAGKPTIVNLTNHVYFNLLGEGNGTIYDHVLELNAPKYTPVDATLIPTGEIAPVAGTPFDFSRPTAIGDRLRGDHEQLIFGCGYDHNFVIGGTPDSDGLRLAGRFWEPEHGRTVEVRTDQPGVQFYSGNFLDGTFLGIGDKAYRQGDAFAFETQHFPDSPNHAKFPSTVLRPGETYESTTVYSFGTK; translated from the coding sequence ATGCGCGCACACCACGGCAAGCTCGAGATCAAGAAGGCCGAGTTCGGCACGACGCCGGACGGACAGCAGGTGGACGTGTACACGTTCACGAACGGCCGGGTGACGATCTCGATGCTGACCTGGGGCGCCACCATCCAGCGCGTCGAGACGCCGGACCGCCGCGGCCGGACCACGAACATCAGCCTCGGCTTCGACAACCTGCCGGACTACGCCGAGCTCAGTCCGTACTTCGGCTCCACGATCGGCCGCTACGGCAACCGGATCGCGAAGGGCCGGTTCACCCTGGACGGGACGACGTACCAGATCCCGGTCAACAACGGGGAGAACGCGCTGCACGGCGGCACCCTCGGCTTCGACAAGAAGGTCTGGGCGGCCGAGGTCGTGCAGAACGACCAGGCCGTCGGCGTCGCCTTCACCTATGTCAGCCCGGACGGCGAGATGGGCTTTCCCGGTGAGCTCACCAGCACCGTCACGTACACGCTGGACCGGCGCGACAACCTGCGGATCGACTACCACGCGACCGTCGCGGGCAAGCCGACCATCGTGAACCTGACCAACCACGTGTACTTCAACCTGCTCGGCGAGGGCAACGGCACGATCTACGACCACGTGCTCGAGCTCAACGCACCGAAGTACACGCCGGTCGACGCGACGCTGATCCCGACCGGCGAGATCGCCCCGGTCGCGGGTACGCCGTTCGACTTCAGCCGGCCGACCGCGATCGGCGACCGGCTCCGCGGCGACCACGAGCAGCTGATCTTCGGCTGCGGGTACGACCACAACTTCGTCATCGGCGGGACGCCGGACAGCGACGGCCTGCGGCTCGCGGGCCGGTTCTGGGAGCCGGAGCACGGCCGTACGGTGGAGGTTCGCACCGACCAGCCCGGCGTGCAGTTCTACAGCGGCAACTTCCTCGACGGCACGTTCCTCGGCATCGGCGACAAGGCCTACCGCCAGGGCGACGCGTTCGCCTTCGAGACGCAGCACTTCCCGGACTCCCCCAACCACGCCAAATTCCCCTCGACGGTCCTGCGCCCGGGCGAGACCTACGAGTCGACGACCGTCTACTCCTTCGGCACGAAGTAG
- a CDS encoding ABC transporter substrate-binding protein has product MRHIPRAAAKGLRAFTAAALATGLLAAAACGGDSGGPSSSSGGGEVTLRFTWWGGDTRTKLTQQAIDAYQKDHPNIKIKGEFGEWSGYWDKLATKVAANDAPDIIQMDEKYLREYADRGALQDLKKSEGLDTGKFEDDTLKAGEFDGGLYGLNAGINSFAIVANPALFKAAGVAMPDDTTWTWDDYTRIAAELTTKLNGKASGTGAPGTNEAALNLWARQHGESLWTQDGKVGVSQEQVTAFYQQVLKMKDAKAIPSAEAISQDMNAALDQSAMATGKLAMTWMWSNQLNAMSKAAGTELKLLRVPSVEGKADANGSYYKGSMFWSISSRTKHQKEAAEFVNYLANSTAAGNILLAERGVPPNTEIRAAVTPKLQPADAASAKFIQDIGKELGDPSPAPPVGGGQVEKIIQRYTTEVLFGRQTPDAAAKAFLDEVNGELK; this is encoded by the coding sequence ATGAGGCACATCCCACGCGCCGCAGCCAAGGGCCTGCGCGCCTTCACCGCGGCGGCCCTGGCCACCGGCCTGCTGGCGGCAGCCGCCTGCGGCGGCGACTCCGGTGGTCCGTCGTCGTCGTCCGGCGGCGGCGAGGTCACACTCCGGTTCACCTGGTGGGGTGGCGACACCCGAACCAAGCTGACCCAGCAGGCGATCGACGCGTACCAGAAGGACCACCCGAACATCAAGATCAAGGGTGAGTTCGGCGAGTGGTCCGGGTACTGGGACAAGCTCGCCACCAAGGTCGCGGCGAACGACGCCCCGGACATCATCCAGATGGACGAGAAGTACCTGCGCGAGTACGCCGACCGCGGCGCGCTGCAGGACCTGAAGAAGTCCGAGGGCCTCGACACCGGCAAGTTCGAGGACGACACGCTCAAGGCCGGTGAGTTCGACGGCGGTCTGTACGGGCTGAACGCCGGTATCAACTCGTTCGCGATCGTGGCCAACCCGGCGCTGTTCAAGGCGGCCGGTGTCGCCATGCCCGACGACACCACCTGGACCTGGGACGACTACACCCGGATCGCCGCCGAGCTCACCACCAAGCTGAACGGCAAGGCGTCCGGCACCGGCGCGCCCGGTACCAACGAGGCCGCGCTGAACCTGTGGGCCCGCCAGCACGGCGAGTCGCTGTGGACCCAGGACGGCAAGGTCGGTGTCTCGCAGGAGCAGGTGACGGCGTTCTACCAGCAGGTGCTGAAGATGAAGGACGCGAAGGCCATCCCGTCCGCGGAGGCCATCTCGCAGGACATGAACGCCGCGCTCGACCAGTCCGCGATGGCCACCGGCAAGCTGGCGATGACCTGGATGTGGAGCAACCAGCTGAACGCCATGAGCAAGGCGGCCGGCACGGAGCTCAAGCTGCTCCGCGTCCCGAGTGTCGAAGGCAAGGCCGACGCGAACGGCTCGTACTACAAGGGCTCCATGTTCTGGTCGATCTCGTCGCGGACGAAGCACCAGAAGGAAGCCGCGGAGTTCGTGAACTACCTCGCGAACAGCACGGCCGCCGGCAACATCCTGCTGGCCGAGCGGGGCGTGCCGCCGAACACCGAGATCCGCGCCGCGGTGACGCCGAAGCTGCAGCCGGCCGACGCCGCGTCGGCGAAGTTCATCCAGGACATCGGCAAGGAACTCGGCGACCCGTCGCCGGCGCCGCCGGTCGGTGGCGGTCAGGTGGAGAAGATCATCCAGCGGTACACGACCGAGGTACTGTTCGGCCGGCAGACGCCGGACGCGGCCGCCAAGGCCTTCCTGGACGAGGTCAACGGGGAGCTCAAATAG
- a CDS encoding carbohydrate ABC transporter permease — MTTETLPRTVTARRGAAVSWARIRPLVIHVLLAGSALVMLYPVIWMVVSSLRPGNEIFRDPGILVKDLRIENYRAGWNALTEPFTRYLLNSAVVVLGSILGNLVSCSMAAYAFARLEFIGKKFWFAIMLLSIMLPIHVVIVPQYILFSHAGWINTVLPLIVPKLLATDAFFVFLMVQFIRGIPRELDEAARIDGCGKASIFLRIILPLMVPALATTTIFTFIWTWNDFFSQLIYLTDPHMYTVPVALRSFVDATSESSWGSMFAMSVVSLVPVFLAFLVGQRFLIKGIATTGIK; from the coding sequence ATGACGACTGAGACTCTCCCTCGTACCGTCACCGCCCGCCGGGGCGCGGCCGTCTCCTGGGCCCGGATCCGGCCGCTGGTGATCCACGTGCTGCTGGCCGGCTCCGCGCTGGTGATGCTCTATCCGGTGATCTGGATGGTCGTCAGCTCGCTGCGGCCGGGCAACGAGATCTTCCGCGACCCCGGGATCCTGGTGAAGGACCTGCGGATCGAGAACTACCGGGCCGGCTGGAACGCGCTGACCGAGCCGTTCACCCGCTACCTGCTGAACTCGGCGGTGGTGGTGCTCGGCTCGATCCTCGGCAACCTGGTGTCCTGCTCGATGGCGGCGTACGCGTTCGCCCGGCTGGAGTTCATCGGCAAGAAGTTCTGGTTCGCGATCATGCTGCTGAGCATCATGCTGCCGATCCACGTGGTGATCGTTCCGCAGTACATCCTGTTCTCGCACGCCGGCTGGATCAACACGGTGCTCCCGCTGATCGTGCCGAAGTTGCTGGCCACGGACGCGTTCTTCGTGTTCCTGATGGTGCAGTTCATCCGCGGTATCCCGCGCGAGCTCGACGAGGCCGCCCGGATCGACGGCTGCGGCAAGGCCTCGATCTTCCTGCGGATCATCCTGCCGCTGATGGTGCCGGCGCTCGCCACCACGACGATCTTCACGTTCATCTGGACCTGGAACGACTTCTTCAGCCAGTTGATCTACCTGACCGACCCGCACATGTACACCGTCCCGGTCGCACTGCGGTCGTTCGTCGACGCCACGTCGGAGTCGTCGTGGGGGTCGATGTTCGCGATGTCGGTCGTCTCCCTGGTCCCGGTCTTCCTCGCATTCCTGGTCGGCCAGCGGTTCCTGATCAAGGGCATCGCCACCACCGGCATCAAGTAA
- a CDS encoding GlxA family transcriptional regulator, whose amino-acid sequence MRPTRVVFVLVPKLHLLDLAGPAQVFTTADDFGYGYEVSYVAESEEITTAQGVPLRARPEWPQLDPGDLIVVPGWRSPRLSPEPPIGPEFRRRLREHHAAGGSVASVCSGADALGWAGLLDGRRFTTHHDLTEELAARYPGATIVRDVLYVEDDRVITSAGIASGIDLALHLVAVGRGAEAAARVAREMVVYARRNGDELQESAMLRHRGHLSDLAHRVQDVIDARYADKLPLADLAAQVGVSERTLTRIFTSATGLTPLRYQQLLRLERAEHLIGHGTTVESAARTVGFEDARMLRRLRGRTSV is encoded by the coding sequence ATGCGCCCTACCCGCGTGGTGTTCGTATTGGTGCCGAAGCTGCATCTGCTGGACCTGGCCGGCCCGGCGCAGGTGTTCACGACCGCCGACGACTTCGGGTACGGGTACGAGGTGTCGTATGTGGCCGAATCCGAGGAGATCACGACCGCTCAGGGCGTCCCGTTGCGGGCGCGACCGGAGTGGCCGCAGCTCGATCCCGGTGACCTGATCGTCGTACCGGGATGGCGGTCGCCGCGGCTGTCACCGGAGCCGCCGATCGGGCCGGAGTTCCGGCGCCGGTTGCGTGAGCATCATGCGGCCGGCGGGTCGGTCGCGAGTGTCTGCTCCGGCGCCGACGCCCTCGGCTGGGCGGGACTGCTCGACGGTCGCCGGTTCACGACCCATCACGACCTGACCGAGGAGCTCGCCGCCCGTTACCCGGGGGCGACGATCGTGCGGGACGTGCTGTACGTCGAGGACGATCGCGTCATCACCTCGGCCGGAATCGCGAGCGGTATCGACCTGGCGCTGCACCTGGTCGCGGTCGGCCGCGGGGCGGAGGCGGCGGCCCGGGTCGCGCGGGAGATGGTCGTCTACGCCCGGCGCAACGGCGACGAACTGCAGGAGTCGGCCATGCTCCGGCACCGCGGTCACCTCAGCGATCTCGCGCATCGCGTGCAGGACGTGATCGACGCCCGGTACGCCGACAAGCTGCCGCTGGCGGACCTGGCCGCGCAGGTCGGCGTCAGCGAACGCACGCTCACGCGCATCTTCACCAGCGCCACCGGCCTGACACCCCTGCGCTACCAGCAACTCCTCCGCCTCGAGCGGGCCGAACATCTCATCGGCCACGGCACCACCGTCGAGTCCGCCGCCCGGACCGTCGGCTTCGAGGACGCCCGCATGCTCCGCCGCCTCCGCGGCCGCACCTCTGTCTAG
- a CDS encoding GlxA family transcriptional regulator, translated as MHTVAVLALEGTIGLELAGACHVFAAAGDRYDVRVCGAPGTTLMAHDRPILTAAAPYPLDEALRADTVIVAAAFEPADEAVRLLREVHRRGIRIASICTGAFLLAAAGVLDGRRAATHWAHADELARRYPEVEVVTDALYLDDGDVLTSAGVTAGLDLCLHLVRRDHGSAVAAEVARRLVMAPHRDGGQAQFVAAPVVAGNDSLEPVMRWMRHHLAEPLTLRAIAAEASTSPRTLNRQFRAQTGTTPLQWLIRQRLARAQELLETSELSVGQIATAAGFTTPVLLRQHFTKAFATTPTAYRRTFRS; from the coding sequence ATGCACACGGTCGCGGTCCTGGCACTCGAAGGCACCATCGGTCTGGAGCTCGCCGGGGCGTGCCACGTCTTCGCCGCGGCCGGGGACCGATACGACGTCCGCGTCTGCGGTGCACCCGGTACGACGTTGATGGCCCACGACCGACCGATCCTCACCGCCGCGGCGCCGTACCCGCTGGACGAGGCGCTGCGGGCGGACACCGTGATCGTCGCGGCCGCGTTCGAGCCTGCCGACGAGGCCGTGCGGCTCCTGCGTGAGGTGCATCGGCGCGGGATTCGGATCGCCTCGATCTGCACCGGGGCGTTCCTGCTCGCCGCAGCCGGCGTACTGGACGGCCGGCGGGCCGCGACGCACTGGGCGCACGCGGACGAGCTGGCCCGGCGGTACCCGGAGGTCGAGGTGGTGACCGACGCGCTGTACCTCGACGACGGCGACGTTCTGACGTCCGCCGGTGTGACCGCGGGTCTCGACCTGTGTCTCCATCTCGTGCGCCGCGATCACGGGTCGGCGGTCGCGGCCGAGGTGGCGCGGCGGTTGGTGATGGCGCCGCACCGCGACGGCGGTCAGGCGCAGTTCGTCGCCGCCCCCGTTGTCGCTGGCAACGATTCGCTGGAGCCGGTGATGCGCTGGATGCGCCACCACCTGGCCGAACCGCTGACGCTCCGGGCGATCGCGGCGGAGGCGTCGACGAGCCCGCGCACCCTGAACCGGCAGTTCCGCGCGCAGACCGGCACGACGCCGCTGCAGTGGCTGATCCGCCAGCGGCTGGCCCGCGCGCAGGAGCTACTCGAGACGAGCGAGCTGTCCGTCGGGCAGATCGCCACCGCGGCGGGTTTCACGACGCCGGTGCTGCTGCGGCAGCACTTCACCAAGGCGTTCGCGACGACGCCGACGGCGTACCGCCGTACCTTCAGATCCTGA
- a CDS encoding cysteine hydrolase family protein, whose amino-acid sequence MSRTALIVIDVQESFRVRPNWQLVNHPDIAERVDRLVRAARDKGDLVVWVLHTEPGTGGAFDPAEGQVRLIDGLEPLPGEPVVTKTSHNAFTTTNLQQLLTQHGVGEIVVCGIRTEQCCETTARVGSDLGYDVVFVTEATATMALAHWSIRDEASVEEILADPRTLTAEQVAERTEYALAGRFATIRTLDELTGVPVSS is encoded by the coding sequence ATGAGCCGAACCGCACTGATCGTGATAGACGTCCAGGAATCGTTCCGCGTCCGCCCGAACTGGCAGCTGGTGAACCACCCCGACATCGCGGAACGGGTAGACCGTCTGGTCCGTGCGGCCCGGGACAAGGGCGACCTCGTCGTCTGGGTGCTGCACACCGAACCGGGCACCGGCGGCGCGTTCGATCCGGCCGAGGGGCAGGTCCGGCTGATCGACGGACTCGAGCCGTTGCCGGGTGAGCCGGTCGTCACGAAGACGTCGCACAATGCCTTCACCACAACGAATCTGCAGCAGCTCCTGACCCAGCACGGCGTCGGCGAGATCGTTGTCTGCGGCATCCGTACCGAGCAGTGCTGCGAGACCACCGCACGGGTCGGCTCCGACCTCGGGTACGACGTCGTGTTCGTCACCGAGGCGACCGCGACGATGGCGCTGGCGCACTGGTCGATCCGCGACGAGGCGAGCGTCGAGGAGATCCTCGCGGACCCGCGGACCCTCACCGCGGAGCAGGTCGCCGAGCGCACGGAGTACGCGCTGGCCGGCCGCTTCGCCACCATCCGGACGCTCGACGAACTCACCGGCGTACCTGTGTCATCCTGA
- a CDS encoding DJ-1/PfpI family protein, translated as MRIDVLMYEGVAEVDAVATYAVFANAQRRGLAVDPRLVTADGATEVTGCYGTKYTGLEPWSPETARVLAVSGGWILEEIERGVIPRQLAEAKRAGGNNLVLAGIDSGALLLGAAGLIGGRPATTHRADYERLKPWAEVIDARVVDDGDLVTCGSGWFAGVDLACHLLVRELGAAAEVVALEQWIGRDRQGTVWQRS; from the coding sequence ATGCGGATCGACGTGCTGATGTACGAAGGGGTGGCCGAGGTCGACGCGGTGGCGACGTACGCCGTGTTCGCCAACGCGCAACGTCGCGGGCTGGCGGTCGATCCGCGGCTGGTCACCGCCGACGGAGCGACCGAGGTGACCGGCTGCTACGGGACGAAGTACACCGGCCTGGAGCCGTGGTCGCCGGAGACCGCCCGGGTGCTGGCGGTCTCCGGCGGCTGGATCCTCGAGGAGATCGAGCGCGGCGTGATCCCCCGGCAGCTCGCCGAGGCGAAACGGGCCGGGGGCAACAACCTGGTCCTCGCCGGGATCGACTCCGGCGCCCTGCTGCTCGGCGCCGCCGGGCTGATCGGCGGCCGCCCGGCCACCACCCACCGCGCCGACTACGAACGACTGAAGCCCTGGGCAGAGGTGATCGACGCCCGGGTCGTCGACGACGGCGACCTGGTCACCTGCGGCTCCGGCTGGTTCGCCGGCGTGGACCTCGCCTGCCACCTCCTGGTCCGCGAACTGGGCGCCGCCGCCGAGGTCGTCGCCCTCGAACAATGGATCGGCCGCGACCGCCAGGGCACCGTCTGGCAACGCAGCTGA
- a CDS encoding carbohydrate ABC transporter permease, with translation MSALGELGSLRGKKPAGQKKDNLAGYLFLAPWLLGLFLITIGPMVASLYLSFTDYNLIQAPQWIGLENFTRMLADERLHNSLKVTFTYVFVSVPLQLAIALLLAVVLDRGVRGMAFYRSVFYLPSLLGSSVAIAILWRQVFGTEGLLNQVLALAGIEGKGWISDPSTALGTLVVLNVWTFGSPMVIFLAGLRQIPTMYYEAASVDGAGVLARFFRITLPLLTPIIFFNLVLQIIHAFQSFTQAFVVSGGSGGPSDSTMFFTLYLYDRGFGNFDMGYASAMAWFLLVIIGVFTAANFFASKYWVFYDD, from the coding sequence ATGAGCGCGCTAGGCGAATTAGGCAGCCTCCGGGGCAAGAAACCGGCCGGTCAGAAGAAGGACAACCTCGCCGGGTACCTCTTCCTCGCGCCGTGGTTGCTCGGGCTGTTCCTGATCACGATCGGGCCGATGGTGGCCTCGCTGTACCTGTCCTTCACGGACTACAACCTGATCCAGGCGCCGCAGTGGATCGGCCTGGAGAACTTCACCCGGATGCTGGCCGACGAGCGGCTGCACAACTCGCTCAAGGTGACGTTCACCTACGTGTTCGTGTCGGTCCCGCTGCAGCTGGCGATCGCGCTGCTGCTGGCCGTCGTCCTCGACCGCGGCGTCCGCGGCATGGCGTTCTACCGCTCGGTCTTCTACCTGCCGTCGCTGCTCGGCTCGAGTGTCGCGATCGCGATCCTCTGGCGGCAGGTGTTCGGCACGGAGGGCCTGCTGAACCAGGTGCTTGCCCTGGCCGGCATCGAGGGCAAGGGCTGGATCTCCGACCCGAGTACGGCGCTGGGCACCCTGGTGGTGCTGAACGTGTGGACGTTCGGGTCGCCGATGGTGATCTTCCTGGCCGGCCTGCGGCAGATCCCGACGATGTACTACGAGGCCGCGTCCGTCGACGGCGCGGGCGTACTCGCCCGGTTCTTCCGCATCACGCTGCCGCTGCTGACGCCGATCATCTTCTTCAACCTGGTGCTGCAGATCATCCACGCGTTCCAGTCGTTCACCCAGGCGTTCGTCGTCTCCGGGGGCAGCGGCGGACCGTCGGACTCGACGATGTTCTTCACGCTGTACCTCTACGACCGGGGCTTCGGGAACTTCGACATGGGCTACGCCTCCGCGATGGCGTGGTTCCTGCTCGTGATCATCGGGGTCTTCACCGCGGCGAACTTCTTCGCCTCGAAGTACTGGGTGTTCTATGACGACTGA